TCTTAGTGACTTCCCAATACAAGATTTTTCACCTATGAATGaggtatgtctcaaaacagggaTAATTACAGAAGACTGGTTGggacatggggcaataaaaccaaaTATCCCTCCTCCTGCCATGCTTGCTGTAAACCCaacattttggggggtatttcttgacctcagtggcagagatggggtgtaaaaagtggcgctctgttagCCTTCGTACCTCCTTAGACTCGTAAACTcaaatcggtgaggggagatgaaactttaactttttaaacttttttttttccttttacgtaATCGCTATTATCAGTTAAATAACTCCGattacgtgactggggaccacataaTATAATATACCATCTTGGTAAGTGTAGTCTTATCTGCATGTACATTGTGCAAGAAAATCCCAGTAATATACGTATGCCTACTGTGCTCTGATTTGACTACTTGCATTATTTAAAGCACAAGGGAAATTCTACGTGTTTGGTTTGGATAAACATCaactaagactagagatgagcgaacgtactcgtccgagcttgatattcgtgcgaatattagggtgttcggaatgctcgttactcgtaacgagtaccacgcggtgttccggttactttcagtttcctctctgagacgtttgcgcgcttttctggccaattgaaagacagggaaggcattacaacttccccctgtgacgttcaagccctataccacccccctgctgtgagtggctggggcgatcagatgtcacccgagtataaaaatcggcccctcccgcggctcgccacacatgccttgtgacttagctgagggaaagtgctgctgctggtgctgctgtagggagagcgttaggagtcagtgtaggcttcaagaaccccaacggcccttctcagggccacatctactagtgtgcagtactgtgttagcacagtaatttttttttttttgtccaaaattggatctgcagagcattgcgcccagcaatagggacagaagtgggggttaggcagggagagtgttaggagttagtgtaggcttcaagaaccccaacggtcctttctagggccacttctatccgtgtgcagtactgtccaggctgctgttagcagtgttgcattttttttttttttctcaaaaccggctgtgcagagcattgcacccggcattaatactacagggatagaattgtgtaggcagggccagaagacatttattattcattgaatacacgcagtggggtcttccctttgctaaaaaggaaaagaaattatatttggcctgcctgtgtcagtcctaaggtctgcgtgtacgtgtgtgctgcgtgtacaacgtacaaaaatcagacgcaaccagctacgctttactgcagcctagcgccattgtctttcctgactggcaaatacctgctctgctagagttaataactctgctacactatagttgtgtgacactttttgagggccacaccacagatattaaacttcttgttcattgaatatacgcagtgggtgcttccctttgctaaaaaggaaaagaaattatatttggcctgcctgtgtcagtcctaaggtctgcgtgtacgtgtgtgctgcgtgtacaacgtacaaaaatcagacgcaaccagctacgctttactgcagcctagcgccattgtctttcctgactggcaaatacctgctctgctagagttaataactctgctacactatagttgtgtgacactttttgagggccacaccacagatattaaacttcttgtttttcattgaatacacacagtggggtcttccctttgcaaaaaagtgaaaacattatatttggcctgcaggcttgcgccaatttatttcctgcctgggaaatcaaatcactggtaatacagcatggtgaggggtaggggtaagcctagaggacgtggacgtggccgaggacgcggagggccaagtgagggtgtgggcacaggccgagctcctgatccaggtgtgtcgcagccgactgctgcgcgattaggagagaggcacgtttctggcgtccccacattcatcgcccaattaatgggtccacgcgggagacctttattagaaaatgagcagtgtgagcaggtcctgtcctggatggcagaaagtgcttcgagcaagctatcatccacccacagttctgcgccgtccagtgctgcaaatccgaattctctgtctgctgctcctccttcctcccagcctcctcactccactacaatgacacctgctcaggaacgGGAACActgccaggaactgttctcgggcccctgcttagattgggcaggagtggttcctctcccaccagaggagtttatcgtcactgatgcccaaccattcgaaagttcccggggtccgggggaagaggctggggacttccgccaactgtctcaagaactttctgtgggtgaggaggacgatgacgatgagacacagttgtcttgcagtgaggtagtagtaagggcagtaagtccaagggagcagcgcacagaggattcggaggaagagcagcaggacgatgaggtgactgaccccacctggtgtgcaacgcctactcaggacaggtcttcagagggggaggcaagggcatcagcagggcaggttgcaagaggcagtgcggtggccaggggtagaggcagggccagaccgaataatccaccaagtgtttcccaaagcacaccctcgcgccatgccaccctgcagaggccgaggtgctctaaggtctggcagtttttcacagagacgcctgacgaccgacgaacagcctggttggcagacatctgccaggtccttcgaaactttgatcagtctacccaggtggtgagcggcgatgctgcaatcattagcgtcaccattcctctgctatgcatcttgagaagttccctgcaaaccataaaggcagccgctttgcgctcggaaacagagccgggggaagacagtatgtcgctggatagtcagagcaccctcctgtctatatctcagcgcgttcaggaggaggaggatgaggatgaggaggagggggaagagacagcttggcccactgctgacggtacccatgctggttgcctgttatcatttcagcgtgtatggcctgaggaggaggaggaggaggaggaggaggatcctgaaagtgatcttcctagtgcggacagccatgtgttgcgtacaggtaccctggcacacatggctgacttcatgttaggatgcctttctcgtgaccctcgcattcaacgcattctggccactacggattactgggtgtacacactgctcgacccacgctataaggagaaccttcccagtctcattcccgaagaggaaaggggttcgagagtgttgctataccacaggaccctggcggacaagctgatggtaaaattcacatccgacagcgctagtggcagaaggcgcagttccgagggccatgtagcaggggaggtgcgtagatcgagcagcatgtacagcccagacagtgcaacagtctttaagggcctggccagctttatggctccccagcaagactgtgtcaccgctccccagtcaaggctgagtcggcgggagcactgtaaaaggatggtgagggagtacgtagccgatcgcacgaccatcctcggtgacgcctctgccccctacaactactgggtgtcgaagctggacacgtggcctgaactagcgctgtatgccctggaggtgcttgcttgtcctgcggctagcgtcttgtcggagagggtgtttagtgcggctgggggaatcatcacagataagcgtacccgcctgtcaaccgacagtgccgacaggctaacactcatcaagatgaacaaagcctggatttccccagacttctcttctccaccagcggacagcagcgatacgtaagcaatacgtaggctgcacccgcggatggaagctacgttctctctcaccatccaaaacggggacatttctgcttcatcaatctgtgtctaatattcctcctcctcctgctcctcctcctgaaacctcacgttatcacgctgaacgggcaatttttcttagggccacaaggctcactcataatttttctaaacaatttttagatgtttcaatgctctgaaaagcgttggaactttaacttgaaccaatttttcgttaaactgggctgcctccaggcctagttaccacttaagccacattaaccaaagcgattaatgggtttcacctgccctcttggttggccatggccaatttttttcaggtacattagtactgttgatacagcaatttttgtgggccctcgcctacagtgtaatcaaataaatttttagcccacctgcattaagcacgacattactacctcagctgtgttgggcaatgcaatgggatatttctatgtaccgccggtggcttcctggcacccacccatgctgtaggtgcacacggagtttttactacatctgtacacttgaaaagaaccccagtctgactggggtatgcagtgtgggccgaagcccacctgcattaagcacgacattactacctcagctgtgttgggcaatgcaatgggatatttctatgtaccgccggtgggttccagggagccacccatgctgtaggtgcacacggagtttaacctacatgtgtccacttgtaaagaaccccagtcagactggggcatgcagtgtgggccgaagcccacctgcattaagcacgacattactacctcagctgtgttgggcactgcaatgggatatttttatgtaccgccggtgggttccagggagccacccatgctgtaggtgcacacggagtttaacctacatgtgtccacttgtaaagaaccccagtctgactggggcatgcagtgtgggccgaagcccacctgcattaagcaccacattactacctcagctgtgttgggcaatgcaatgggatatttctatgtaccgccggtggcttcctggcacccacccctgctgtgggtccacagggaattataaatgcatccgtttccacttgtaaagaaccccagtctgactggggcatgcagtgtgggccgaagcccacctgcattaagcacgacattactacctcagctgtgttgggcactgcaatgggatatttttatgtaccgccggtgggttccaggaagccacccatgctgtcggtcgacagggacttcacaatagggagttgtacctgcctgtgtctatgaattaaaaagcccggtctgactggggcatgcagagacaccttgacagaatgaatagtgtgtgacacataggttccccattgctatgcccacgtgtgcagctcctgatggcggtggcacaggattctatttctcattgcttctgtacagcattgtgagctatcgccccgccactcttaaagagggtcgctgcctagccgtgccaacctctgcagtgtgtgcctgcggttcctcctcatggcagacgcacttctaaatagacatgagggtggtgaggcattagggcagctgaaggctgcgcagggacactttggtgtgcgctgtgggggggagggggggcggttgggcagcatgtaacccaggagaagtggcagtggagtgtcatgcaggcagtgattgtgctttgttggaggtagtgtggtgcttagctaaggtatgccatgctaatgagggcttttcagaagtaaacgtttttgggaggggggggccccactcttgccgctattgtggcttaatagtgggacctgtgaacttgagatgcagcccaacatgtagcccctcgcctgccctatccgttgctgtgtcgttcccatcactttcttgaattgcccagattttcacacaaggaaatcttagcgagcatcggcgaaatacaaaaatgctcgggtcgcccattgacttcaatggggttcgttactcgaaacgaaccctcgagcatcacgaaaagttcgtcccgaataacgagcacccgagcattttggtgctcgctcatctctaactaagaCCATTACTCTAGCAAGAGTCCTTCGTTAGTTACTGTCATTTCCACTAGATGGCACCAAAAAGACATTTTCAAAGAAGTGGTCTGCTACAGTTCGCCTTGAACTTCTACTACTGTTTACTTTGTTTTCAGGTAAATTCCAGTTTGTTTGTTGATTTTAATCATATGCAGCACGACATGCAGAATGGTGAAGAAGACCACCTGAATGACACAGACCATTCTTCTAGAGCCCCACAAAAATATGGTAAATACTGCATTTACATGAATGCAAAATTTTGTTGACCAACtttaaaattacacaataaaGTGGAATTGGGAGCTTAGATAGATATTTACAATTGAAGGTAGAAAGAAGACAAGCCCAGTAAGGATTTTGAAGTTCTTCCTTATACATATTTGGAGGGGCATGTACCCCAGGTGTTGGGTTATGGGGAGGGGGAACAACAAGCCTTGGCCAAGGTAGTTTGTTAAACACTGGGATAGCACAGTGGGTAGAGGAGAGCTTAGCTATGACTCTGCATATCTGTCAACACATCATACATCTATGTCTAGCTTTATAGCCTTCAATTATATTTGCTCATAGTATGGTAGCAATAGTGTGGAATGTTACTATTTAACTTAATAGCAGTATTCCTATACTATCTTCAAACATAGAGCTACTCAAAAGTATACCATTTTAAAATTTAAACTATtgtttctatctctctctctctctctctcatatctatctatctatctgtctcacatctatctatctatctatctatctatctatctcatatctatctatctatctcatatctatctatctatctatctcatatctatctatctcatatctatctatctatctgtctatctcctatctatctcatatctgtctgtctcacatctatctatctatctatctatctatctatctatctcatatctatctatctatctatctgtctatctatctatctgtctcacatctatctatctatctatctatctatctatctatctatctatctatctcatatctatctatctatctcatatctatctatctatctatctatctatctatctatctatctatctatctatctatctatctcatatctatctatctcatatctatctatctatctgtctatctcctatctatctcatatctatctatctcacatctatctatctatctatctatctatctatctatctatctatctatctatctcatatctatctatctatctatctatctgtctatctatctatctcatatctatctcatatctatctatctatctatctatctatctatctatctcacatctatcgatctatctatctcatatctatctatctatctatctcatatctatctatctcatatctatctatctcatatctatctatctatctcatatctatctatctatctatctatctatctatctcacatctatcgatctatctatctcatatctatctatctcatatctatctatctatctcatatctatctatctatctcatatctatctatctatctatctatctcatatctatctatctatctcacatctatcgatctatctatctcatatctatctatctatctatctatctatctatctatctatctatctatctatctcatatctatctatctatctatctatctcatatctatctcatatctatctatctcatatctatctcatatctatctatctatctactatctatctatctatctatctatctatctatctatctatctatctatctatctatctatgtcatatctatccatctatctacttgtctatctatcttttatcccGTACCTGCACATCTGTCTCGGGGTCTAAATGTGGCCTACATTAGTGCTATTCTGCATGGAGCATGGTAGAAGGAAAGCTACATTCTACATTGTGTCAGCCCTCTTGTATCTTAATAGAGATGTAATAAAATATTGACAATGTTTCTTGTAAAACAAATATAGGAAATTTTCTATAAATAAGGTTGTGATAGTGTAGTTGagtctaaaggtacctttacacacgGCAATTATTGCCGGAATAAGCACTGGAAACGGTAATGGTAAATTTGGGCAATAGTCATCATGTGTATACACAgccaccgacagggcactgagtgagaaattgctTACTGGTCGGAGTCGCCTtgttttaagctcacctaaaaatgaaGCTACTAGTTAtcagcctgtataaacaggcagtcgttcagctATACATAACTGCCTGTTTGCTGTAAATGGAGgtaggtggccagaagagatctctggtgccCTCCGCCTCCATTttctgaatgactatcgctcttgtgtaaaagcacaagagcgaCAGTCAGTGGGAAGGCTGTCGGGCGCTTATGCACCTGACATTCGTCTCATGTAAAGGTAATGAAATGGAACCATTAATAGGatgataaaataccaaaaaaaatggACACCATACGGAGGTGGAGGGGAACTCGGTCACTCAAGAAACCATCTCTGAATCAGAAGCCATGTAATACTTCTTTTCCCTTCCATACAGAAGAAATATCCGCCTGCCTGTGCTTTACCTGGCAAAATTGTCTGCTTGCCAGGAGTCCAAGGAACCGCATAGGGGGGCTGTTGGAACTACATGGTTTTAAGCAGCCACAAAGCTCTCCTGGTTCATACATACCTCCTTGTAGCTTACCTTCTTTTAGAGGATGATGACTGTTTATCATGTCTATATGGAAGCATTTTTGTCTACTTAGGAACCACATTTTATCTTTTAAAGCAGGGAAGAAAAAGCTCCGTCTCTATGAATATCTGCATGAAGCTCTGAATGACCCTGACATGACCAACTGCATCCAGTGGGTGGATGAAGCCAGTGGAATATTCCAATTTGTCTCTAAATATAAAGAGAGACTGGCAGAGAACTGGGGTAAGAGAAAGGGTAACCGTAAAATCATGACCTACCAGAAAATGGCCAGAGCTCTGCGCAATTATGGCCGAACTGGGGAGATTGTTAAAGTAAGAAGAAAACTGACATACCAATTCAATGAGCTGGTCTTGCAGAGACTGTCCCCTGCCACAGTGTTGGGAAAAGAAGCTATATGCTGCCAGTATGTCCAGCCTGGCATGGAGTACTGGAGCAGCCATCAGTGCTGGGAGCTTAACAAGTATGCTAACCACAATAATGTATATCATTTCAGCCATCAGCACTCATAAGGTAAATTGTTCATTGCAACCTCTGAGAAGAACGTCAAATTAATGAACAGACTCTAAAAACTTTAGGTGATGACATATCCTGTGTTGTCATGTGGCGCCTCCTATTAATGGTGACAAAATATACAATGTGTATACAGTCAAGAAATCTTTTGGTCTTATGATATTTAATGTAAACTGCTTATATGTAGGCCAATATATTCACATACAGGGTGTTCAGAGAAATACCTATCCAGGGGCAAAAAAGATCCTTCCAGCATCGGACTAGGGTGTGTGTGGAGTATGCTGCTTGTTCCAGTGGTCAAATAACTGAAGAGAATCAATTTAAGACGAATTGGTATAATAATGCATTTATTCTTTAAAGTAATATATGTCATAAATTAATGAATGCAAACAGTGAAATAAAATCAACTAAAGCATCCTATTACAATTGTCCGGTAAATCAGTAGCAATAGGGCAAGTTGCACATCACAAACCAAATCTAGAGGAATCATATTGCGATATACGATGCCAGTGTGTCTGCAGTAGGAGACAACATGAGACACTGCTGGGGGATACAGAATACAGGCTCAATGTAAGACACAAACCAACAGGACTGTGAAATGGTGACTCTCCTGGGAAGCGGGACGAAATGTATGAGTACAGCATGGGGGTTTCATGAGAGGTGCCCAGGCACACGTAGACGATGCTTGTGACTATAATGGCTGTTGTTCGCCGCTTGTGGCACATAAAGGGATCGCAGACCAGATATTTATCGTCTTAGCGATTTGGGGGGCATGTTGGCGTACTACCCCTCTGCCACACCCGGCTGGGTACATCCTTGTAGAGCTGCTGCCAGCAGTCACTGGGAACGTTTCCTGTATGATAATAAAGCTCACTTTTTGGTTTCATGTCCAGTATTTATCTTTATCCTTCACAGCCAGAAATTGCCATGATAattcttcttaaccccttaaggaccaagctgttttgtaccttaagaaccagacactttttagggattttacccatagggtgcttttactgccctattttttttccttcagctaccaaaattatttttgctgcgttttttcccatatggggctattttttaaatatgttgTTCACTGactttctttttctgtgttttttttagttttattaggggttaaaattagagatgagcgaacacgttcggctccgcccctttttcgcccgaacaccgaactttgcgaacacttcagtgttcgggcgaaaaagttcgggggccgccgtggcagcgcgggggggtgcggcggggagtgggagagagagagggctcccccctgttccccgctactgccgcccgcgccgccgcgcatctccccgccccccggcggcacccggacacttacgcgcgaacactgcagtgttcggcaaagccggtgtccgggtgcggatgtgtccgtaacggacacgttcgctcatccctagttaaaatctaaaaaaaagtgttttttttttaacatttatagttgtttttttttaattagtatatttacactaaaataaagtatttttttatatgtaatatgtatggctttgaattacagggtgcatacggcgatggttttggttgctgtcgactttgggttattttttttttatgcatatatttttattttatttgtaatttttttaaacttatttttgcaacGATTCTTTTTCACCATCTATAACCCCCATAATGTCATTTAAGACCTTTGGGAGTCActcatattgtcttttttttattttttattatacacttttccactgtagctggggcagctATATagcagccccagttacaggggaaaacatcccctgcagtgacatcagttactggcagagctggtcaggatctgctagaaccctgcagctctgctgtgacagtggggacccggcgatcacatgatcacttccattttcacttcttagtacacagcactcattgagcgctatgtactcaggaaaggagaaggtagaagcagttaaaaccgcttctcccttctcctccaggttctcagctgtgaccaacagctgagaacccgacctgcttctgcttgattgcaggagcagaggctttaatcctgcgccatatttCTGCTATTGATTAAAACttaggaccaagcgccatatatttaccgcgcttcgtccttaaggggttaaattggttCCCTTCGGTAATTTTATTGCCGGGACAAGTAcgctacacacatacatataccctGGTGCAATGCTGGAAAGATCGTTTCTACCCGTGGCTCGCTATTTCTGTAGacacactgtatatatttttttatatcagCTTGTCTATGACACAAAAATGACACAAGTTTGTTTAAACAAATGTTCACtagatttctttttctaaatACTAACAATGTAGACTGTTTATTGTTTGTTCAGGATGTCACAAGGTAGTCACAATATTGTTTATCAGCTCAATTAGAGTCATTTGCAAAAATATCTGTACACAGCTGACAGCCTAAACCGGTCACACAGGCTTCCATCAATTCAACATTTTAGATGGCTCCATTTTTAGTGGTATCAGAAGACCAATGATAGAATCATACAAACAACATTATTACTATGTACCCCATGCGCCATTCTTTTTTGCAATTGCAAATCCAACTGCAGCTATATTTTCTGCTGGAAGTATGGAATTACAAATACACATGTATAGTTGAAAACTAACCTTCACACATATTGTATGCATTACTAAACCTGAACCGTAACAAATCactcttaaggccgcctgcagacagccgggaattccgcggcggcaaacaaaccgcagcatgttcacctgccgctggctccggtctgcgcatgcgctggctgcccgggttGTAACAGTGTAAATAATTTGTTGATATTGTAGTAAGTTTGTGCCGATTAGTGTTCATTGTAGGGAAACACTGTTGGTGATCTGAACTGTGACAGAAAATAAATTGTGGACAGATGTTTTCCAAGTCTGTGGATATAACATGCTTGTTTAAAAAGATGGTTAAATATTGTACTTTATGGCCTACTACACACTGGTGGGACAgaccccgcatgcaggattcccgcaACGGAGTTCGTTTCGGTGCCCACccggtgacccctgtgtacctgtccggcgGCTCTGCACAGTGCTCCGGATGTGCCTGGCAGCACTCTGTTGTGCATGCACAGTAGCCTCCGATGCTCTAGAGCAACGTGGCTCCcgcaatacttccgcagtgctcactgcagaagtgccgcgaAATTTATTctctgcaagtggaaaatcgcaatcaatttccgctcatggagatgaaatggcattttgccattgaatactatgggctgtatttgctgcggagtgcAGAGCCGGACGCTCATCgtggactccacaatgcaaatacgcctaCGTGCAGGAGGCCTATCACAGAAGCATTAGTGAATGGCAGGACATTTAAGGGCATTTTTccaagatcacaagttatcccttttgctgtggacaggggataactttctgatgggtgggggtctcacgATTGAGAGTGTAGCCGATCTCGAGAAGCGGGGTCCAGAGCCTCTGTCCTTCTCACTGCAGGACtacagctccattgaattaatggagcactgaccacacatgctcagccagcgctccatttatttctatgtcactgtgggggtgaagcgacccctgcagtgacagtcagAGGAGGACACAGGACTCTGTTCTTGAGATGGCGAGGTCTCAGCCGagagacccccacctatcagcaagttattccctattctgtagATAGGGAAAaccttgtaatcttggtacaacccctttacttaaagggaatgtatagtTAGAGcatgacctattgtttaaatcaagtttttatattaaacattttTGGTAATATGTTTTCCAATTTTCCATGTCACAATTACTCTAATTAATAATTCTGAAATCTTGCATGTTCAAACCACCAATGTGTCTCACACTATGC
The nucleotide sequence above comes from Eleutherodactylus coqui strain aEleCoq1 chromosome 2, aEleCoq1.hap1, whole genome shotgun sequence. Encoded proteins:
- the SPIC gene encoding transcription factor Spi-C, with amino-acid sequence MKLMDKLKHKDKKEMSEEITQNICENVFSRAYHTIECRNIVDEFIMLLAYLQNFIDPDILCEEFDDVLEVLHENSTSINEILQSTDECKNDTSILNNHPQCNIYITTPSEDAITHMWMDPTVNSSLFVDFNHMQHDMQNGEEDHLNDTDHSSRAPQKYAGKKKLRLYEYLHEALNDPDMTNCIQWVDEASGIFQFVSKYKERLAENWGKRKGNRKIMTYQKMARALRNYGRTGEIVKVRRKLTYQFNELVLQRLSPATVLGKEAICCQYVQPGMEYWSSHQCWELNKYANHNNVYHFSHQHS